A window of the Dioscorea cayenensis subsp. rotundata cultivar TDr96_F1 chromosome 14, TDr96_F1_v2_PseudoChromosome.rev07_lg8_w22 25.fasta, whole genome shotgun sequence genome harbors these coding sequences:
- the LOC120276122 gene encoding uncharacterized protein LOC120276122: MKFPVEKILIDNGSSVNFIYWNCFEKMNLSYDRLKKVSSPLFSFLGESVPIMGSIQLEITLVSDLRRNRARRGDQKKAHSCYVSSIKGKQLLRDETLAISEDSVDKRKAMKKVEPVRLKYDDPDKVTYLESGMTGEIKREVVSYLKKNVDVFAWTPADMPDISLEMISHHLNVDPSIKPIKQKRRNMAPEKQHALEEEIDKLIRADFIEEVQYPEWLANVIMVKK, translated from the exons ATGAAGTTCCCAGTAGAGAAAATTCTCATTGATAATGGGAGCTCTGTAAACTTTATCTATTGGAACTGCTTTGAGAAGATGAATCTATCgtatgatagattgaagaaggtgTCATCCCCACTATTTAGCTTCTTAGGAGAATCAGTTCCTATCATGGGATCAATCCAGTTGGAGATCACGCTAG TTTCTGACCTCAGGAGGAATAGGGCAAGAAGAGGAGATCAAAAGAAAGCTCATAGCTGTTATGTATCTTCCATCAAAGGGAAACAATTATTAAGAGATGAAACCTTGGCAATCTCAGAAGACTCAGTTGATAAGCGAAAGGCTATGAAAAAAGTAGAACCTGTGAGGTTAAAATATGACGATCCAGATAAGGTCACTTACTTAGAAAGTGGAATGACCggagaaataaaaagagaagtggTCTCTTACCTAAAAAAGAACGTGGATGTCTTCGCATGGACACCAGCTGATATGCCAGACATTAGTTTGGAGATGATTTCTCATCACTTAAATGTGGACCCAAGTATAAAGCCAATAAAGCAGaaaagaaggaatatggcaCCTGAAAAGCAACATGCTCTAGAAGAAGAGATAGATAAACTAATTCGAgctgatttcattgaagaggtCCAATACCCAGAATGGCTTGCCAATGTTATAATGGTGAAGAAATAA
- the LOC120276123 gene encoding uncharacterized protein LOC120276123 yields MPQLTTYSGKDDPYDHMQNYEAVMLLRRWEDAIMCRAFPLTLTKHARIWFNNLKEGSISNFNQLRKEFIDAFLINARRKKDTSYLLTIKQDEKESLKDYVERFRAATLEVQDLQATVVVSGMLQGTRSRDFQKSLSLDQPLTLGDLFNRANKFILSEDVMRHNNTGNRDKKRKDRDETNFGGRKTGRGNGHRQIPKLKFENFTPLS; encoded by the coding sequence ATGCCACAACTAACAACTTATTCTGGAAAGGATGACCCTTACGACCATATGCAAAACTATGAGGCGGTGATGCTACTTCGTAGATGGGAGGACGCAATCATGTGCAGAGCATTTCCGCTTACCTTAACTAAGCATGCACGTATATGGTTTAATAATCTGAAGGAAGGatcaatttcaaacttcaatcagttgaggaagGAATTTATAGATGCATTCCTCATTAATGCTAGAAGAAAGAAGGACACTTCATACCTTCTAACAATTAAACAAGATGAGAAAGAGAGCCTGAAAGACTATGTTGAAAGATTCCGTGCCGCTACCTTAGAAGTACAAGATCTTCAAGCCACAGTAGTAGTATCAGGAATGCTTCAAGGGACAAgatcaagagattttcaaaaatctctTTCCCTAGATCAACCTCTTACTCTTGGAGATCTATTCAATCGGGCTAATAAGTTTATCCTTTCAGAGGATGTCATGAGGCACAACAATACTGGAAAcagagataaaaaaagaaaagatagagatgAAACAAATTTTGGAGGAAGAAAGACTGGAAGAGGAAATGGACACAGACAAATTCCAAAGCTCAAATTTGAGAACTTCACACCATTGAGCTAA